A region of Anticarsia gemmatalis isolate Benzon Research Colony breed Stoneville strain chromosome 18, ilAntGemm2 primary, whole genome shotgun sequence DNA encodes the following proteins:
- the LOC142980691 gene encoding uncharacterized protein LOC142980691, which translates to MAWVQTGLCVVLSIMMVSGAALPDEEGIAVSGDTVSAKLTSDEVVGYDNIVGQPWRSGEYEYYPSQNENGLQHVQPDEVAGYPDSEVGRSPSIVGWPPYRPEPYPNIPQQNFENPIYNVRPPPNTIGPGQGPFVQQQHFVIPSKSPLASQVEQLLRTLLRLLRNSGVPVQARFQLGQQGLVGLGNQ; encoded by the exons ATGGCCTGGGTACAAACCGGACTATGTGTTGTACTGTCG ATCATGATGGTGTCAGGGGCAGCATTGCCGGACGAAGAGGGCATTGCCGTGTCAGGCGACACCGTGTCTGCTAAACTGACCTCGGATGAAG TTGTGGGATACGATAACATTGTTGGACAACCATGGCGTTCCGGCGAGTACGAATATTACCCGAGTCAGAACGAAAACGGACTACAACACGTACAACCTGATGAAGTCGCCGGATACCCTGATAGTGAAGTAGGCCGTAGCCCAAGTATCGTCGGTTGGCCTCCATACAGACCAGAACCTTACCCAAATATCCCGCAACAAAATTTCGAAAACCCGATATATAATGTAAGGCCACCTCCAAACACCATCGGGCCTGGGCAAGGACCCTTTGTCCAACAACAACATTTCGTTATCCCAAGCAAGAGTCCCCTTGCAAGCCAAGTAGAACAGTTGCTGAGGACTTTGTTGAGGCTTCTCAGGAACTCTGGCGTCCCAGTCCAAGCTCGTTTCCAACTTGGTCAGCAAGGCTTGGTTGGTCTCGGAAACCAGTAG